The Verrucomicrobiota bacterium JB022 genome has a window encoding:
- a CDS encoding YciI family protein, whose product MRVMILIKADQHSEAGEMPDTELLTAMGNYNEELVKAGLLLAGEGLQPSSKGARVCFSGTERTVIRGPFEDPTGLLAGFWIWKVESLDEAIEWVERCPQPMQGETEIEIRRIFELEDFGDEMTPELREQEDRLRRELEPKQ is encoded by the coding sequence ATGCGAGTAATGATTTTGATCAAGGCCGACCAGCACAGCGAAGCGGGCGAAATGCCGGACACCGAGCTGCTGACCGCCATGGGCAACTACAACGAAGAACTGGTCAAGGCCGGGCTGCTGCTGGCCGGCGAAGGCCTCCAACCCAGCTCCAAGGGCGCGCGTGTGTGCTTCTCCGGCACCGAGCGCACAGTAATTCGTGGACCATTTGAAGACCCCACCGGACTGCTCGCGGGCTTCTGGATCTGGAAAGTCGAGTCGCTCGACGAAGCGATTGAGTGGGTCGAACGCTGCCCACAACCCATGCAGGGCGAGACGGAAATTGAGATCCGCCGCATCTTCGAGCTCGAAGACTTTGGCGACGAAATGACTCCCGAACTACGCGAACAGGAAGACCGCCTCCGCCGCGAACTGGAGCCCAAGCAGTAG